TGCCAAAAGAAAGAGAAGATATCAATTCAATATTTGATGAAGAAATTTTGTGAGTTTTTAGATAATCTTTTATTTCAGATTTTGGTACTGGGAAAAATTTAATTGTCTGAACCCGGGAAAGAATAGTCGGTAAAAGCATTCTTGGGTGTTCTGTAAGTAAAAATAACAGAGAATTCTTCGACGGCTCCTCCAGGGTCTTTAAAAGACAGCTCTGAGCTTCTGAGTTCATTCTCTCTGCCTCTTCTAAGACTACAGCCTTAAAGAGAGAAGAATGAGGCCGGAAAGAAAGAAAATACTGAAGGTGTCTGATCTGAGAAATCTTAATTTCTTTTCCCTCGGATTTAATAAAAATTAAATCAGGGTGAATTTCTCTTTGAAATGCCTGGCATGACCAACACTTCTGACACCCCCCGCTACTTTTTGTGAAATTCGTTTGGCCGGATGAACTATTAGAAAAATGGCGGGGGTCTTCTTGACAATTAAGCAATCTAACAAATTCTTTAGCTATAACTCTTTTCCCTAAGTGAGACTGACCCCAAAAAAGATAAGCATGATTGAAACGATTAAGTTCGGCTGACTTTCTTAAAAATTGCCATTGTTTTTGATGCCCAATAATCGCCACGGATAAGGCACTAATTTTAATCACTAATCATCGCGAATAAGTTATTGATGAAGATTCGTGAATAAATTCGTGATTTCATTAGTGGTTTATTTTTTACTCATTATACTTTTTTTATAAAAATCTAAATTTTCCATGACTACGCCCGTTCCCTTGGCCACACAAAATAAAGGATGCTCGGCAATAAAACAAGGTACTCCGGTTGAATTCGCGATTAATTCGTCAATATTGCGAATCAACGCCCCTCCTCCCGAAACTATCATTCCTTTATCCATAATATCGGCTGAAAGTTCCGGAGGAGTTTCTTTTAAAACTTGTTTAATTATCTGAATAATTTCACTTAAAACATCGGAAATAGCTGAGGCTATCTCGTTAGATGAAATCTTAATTGTCCGGGGAAGACCCGCAATTAAGTCTCTACCGCGAATTTCAAAAACTTTTTCTTCTTTCTCGGACAAAGCAGTGCCAATTTTAATTTTTATTTCTTCGGCAGTTTGATCCCCAATGGCCAGATTGTATTTCTTTTTAATATAATTGGAAATGGCTAAATCCATCTTATCTCCAGCCACCCTTATTGAACTCCAAGTGACTATGCCTCCCAATGAAATTACCGCCACCTCGGTTGTCCCTCCTCCGATATCAATAATCAAATGGCCAGAACATGCATTAATAGGAATACCGGCCCCAA
This genomic stretch from Candidatus Nealsonbacteria bacterium harbors:
- a CDS encoding DNA polymerase III subunit, yielding MIKISALSVAIIGHQKQWQFLRKSAELNRFNHAYLFWGQSHLGKRVIAKEFVRLLNCQEDPRHFSNSSSGQTNFTKSSGGCQKCWSCQAFQREIHPDLIFIKSEGKEIKISQIRHLQYFLSFRPHSSLFKAVVLEEAERMNSEAQSCLLKTLEEPSKNSLLFLLTEHPRMLLPTILSRVQTIKFFPVPKSEIKDYLKTHKISSSNIELISSLSFGRPGLALEFSKNPEKLEKAYKTIKEIAEMSQLELADRFQYVKTLASQEHDPKEILESWLRYFRDILRIKIGLPPELEISSSFGYNPSIPQIKQIINSIEKINFLISSTNVNLKLALEQIMLKI
- a CDS encoding rod shape-determining protein, with the protein product MFFKKIGIDLGTCNSLVFIPQKGVVLNEPSVVAISIADNKILAIGLEAKEMIGRTPDTIRVYRPLRDGVIADYRVTQAMLRYFIKRTGGRLSFFKPELMIAIPAGGSSTERRAVIEAGLAAGAKQVFIAKEPILAAIGAGIPINACSGHLIIDIGGGTTEVAVISLGGIVTWSSIRVAGDKMDLAISNYIKKKYNLAIGDQTAEEIKIKIGTALSEKEEKVFEIRGRDLIAGLPRTIKISSNEIASAISDVLSEIIQIIKQVLKETPPELSADIMDKGMIVSGGGALIRNIDELIANSTGVPCFIAEHPLFCVAKGTGVVMENLDFYKKSIMSKK